The following proteins are co-located in the Sulfurospirillum deleyianum DSM 6946 genome:
- the trpA gene encoding tryptophan synthase subunit alpha, with translation MKQLVAYITAGYPDKNFSLDLVLALKDAGVDKLELGIPFSDPVADGPIIEQANLQSLNNGFKMQTLFDISSTAAPLLETYWMGYFNPFYHKGMDFFIQQATQSGVKGFIIPDLPHEEALPYASLMQQQGLSLVSFVAPTDSKERIAHIVKDAKGFIYLVAYAGITGAHASEDLSQTIAQIKAHSQTPLFVGFGVNEKTAKERVRGADGVIVGSAFVEILLNDALSYSDKISSIAQKAKIIKEKINA, from the coding sequence GTGAAACAACTAGTTGCCTATATTACAGCGGGATATCCCGATAAAAATTTTTCGTTAGATTTGGTTTTGGCATTAAAAGATGCAGGGGTTGATAAGTTAGAATTAGGTATTCCTTTTTCAGACCCCGTGGCAGATGGACCTATTATTGAGCAAGCAAATTTACAATCGTTGAATAATGGTTTTAAAATGCAAACTTTGTTTGATATCTCTTCTACAGCAGCACCTCTCTTAGAAACATATTGGATGGGGTATTTTAATCCTTTTTATCACAAAGGAATGGACTTTTTTATCCAACAAGCAACACAAAGTGGGGTTAAGGGATTTATTATTCCTGATTTACCGCATGAAGAAGCTTTACCTTATGCTTCGTTGATGCAACAACAAGGGCTCTCTTTAGTCAGTTTTGTTGCGCCTACGGACAGCAAAGAGCGTATTGCGCATATTGTTAAAGATGCTAAAGGTTTTATCTATTTAGTCGCTTATGCGGGTATAACAGGGGCGCATGCAAGTGAAGATTTGAGTCAAACGATTGCACAGATTAAAGCGCACAGTCAAACACCTCTTTTTGTAGGCTTTGGGGTAAATGAAAAAACAGCCAAAGAGCGTGTTCGTGGTGCTGATGGTGTGATTGTCGGGAGTGCGTTTGTAGAGATTTTACTTAATGATGCGCTGAGTTACTCAGATAAGATTTCTTCTATTGCTCAAAAAGCAAAAATAATCAAAGAAAAGATTAACGCTTAA
- the ruvB gene encoding Holliday junction branch migration DNA helicase RuvB translates to MERIVEIEKVSFESEYEKSLRPTSFEEYIGQEKIKKNLQVFIQAALKRSECLDHILFFGPPGLGKTTLAYIVSNEMRANIKITAAPMIEKSGDLAAILTNLQEGDILFIDEIHRLSPAIEEILYPAMEDFRLDIIIGSGPAAQTIKIDLPHFTLIGATTRAGMISSPLRDRFGMHFRLQFYTKEELALIITKASYKLEKRCLNDAAFEMARRSRGTPRIALRLLKRIRDYADVVDETEIYKERAQYGLNELGVNDLGFDELDLKYLELLLQSKGRPLGLSTIAAALSEDEGTIEDVIEPYLLANSYIERTARGRIASPKTYELFRLTPPTLQSTLFEDNA, encoded by the coding sequence ATGGAACGCATTGTAGAAATCGAAAAAGTCTCCTTTGAGAGTGAGTATGAAAAAAGTCTTCGCCCCACTTCTTTTGAAGAGTATATTGGACAAGAAAAAATCAAGAAAAATCTGCAAGTCTTTATTCAAGCAGCCCTTAAACGCTCAGAGTGTTTAGACCACATTCTTTTCTTTGGTCCTCCAGGTCTTGGTAAAACAACCTTAGCCTATATTGTTTCCAATGAAATGCGTGCTAATATCAAAATTACTGCTGCTCCTATGATTGAAAAAAGTGGCGATTTAGCGGCGATTTTAACCAATCTTCAAGAGGGAGATATTTTATTTATTGATGAAATTCATAGACTCTCTCCTGCGATTGAGGAGATTCTCTATCCTGCGATGGAAGATTTTCGTTTGGATATTATCATCGGTTCAGGACCTGCGGCACAAACGATTAAAATTGACTTGCCTCATTTTACGCTTATTGGAGCAACCACCCGTGCGGGAATGATCAGCTCACCTTTGCGAGATCGCTTTGGTATGCATTTTCGTCTACAATTTTATACCAAAGAGGAGTTAGCGCTTATTATTACCAAAGCCTCTTATAAACTCGAAAAACGCTGTTTAAACGATGCAGCATTTGAGATGGCAAGACGTTCACGTGGCACACCTCGTATTGCATTACGGTTGTTAAAACGTATTCGTGATTATGCGGATGTGGTGGATGAAACAGAAATTTATAAAGAACGAGCCCAGTATGGCTTAAATGAGCTGGGTGTAAATGATTTGGGCTTTGATGAATTGGATTTAAAATATTTAGAACTTTTGCTTCAAAGTAAAGGTCGTCCTTTGGGTCTTAGTACGATTGCAGCAGCTCTAAGCGAAGACGAGGGGACGATTGAGGATGTGATAGAGCCTTATTTGCTTGCAAATAGCTACATTGAACGCACCGCTCGTGGGCGCATTGCAAGTCCTAAAACGTACGAACTCTTTCGTCTTACCCCACCCACATTGCAAAGCACACTCTTTGAGGATAACGCATGA
- a CDS encoding Hpt domain-containing protein has product MGILKQLEVDFDIEIVGDFLSHYAIMCENMEPLIIGLSKEERYPENIGDLFRIFHNMKSAAGFLKLDPIIKLAALCEDIAEEARMLKGPASESFIDWLLLVSDQFEKYRKDVEEDASFFTVLNPLIIKVPHMLERA; this is encoded by the coding sequence ATGGGTATTCTGAAACAATTAGAGGTTGATTTTGACATCGAAATTGTAGGAGATTTTCTTTCTCACTATGCCATTATGTGTGAAAATATGGAACCTTTGATTATTGGTTTGAGTAAAGAAGAACGCTATCCTGAAAATATTGGCGATTTGTTTCGTATTTTTCACAATATGAAATCCGCCGCAGGTTTTCTTAAACTCGATCCCATTATTAAACTTGCTGCCTTGTGTGAAGATATTGCTGAAGAAGCACGTATGTTAAAAGGACCGGCGAGTGAGTCGTTTATTGATTGGCTACTTTTAGTGAGTGATCAATTTGAAAAATACCGCAAAGACGTTGAAGAGGATGCCTCTTTTTTTACCGTCTTGAATCCTTTGATTATTAAAGTACCTCATATGTTGGAGAGAGCGTGA
- a CDS encoding MlaA family lipoprotein encodes MRLFLAYLLSFSLLFAAQNVTEEFDAEFNNTSNETLFDPLSSYNEAMTTFNDSFYEYALKPLAEGYAYLVPKMARNGIANFFDNLLFPIRFTNTLLQMKFTDAFEETERFVINSTMGIVGFNDLANSELGLKPHDEDLGQTLGHYGVGNGFHIVLPFLGPSNARDVVGLAGDMWLNPLSYIEARHANLLKNQEQSLGAVALSTINKTSLHVKEYEELKKDAIELYPFLRNVYESRRDKLIHE; translated from the coding sequence TTGCGTCTATTTTTAGCCTATTTATTGAGTTTCTCTCTTCTTTTTGCTGCGCAAAATGTGACAGAAGAGTTTGATGCAGAATTTAACAATACATCTAATGAAACACTTTTTGATCCACTGAGCAGTTACAATGAAGCGATGACAACATTTAATGATTCATTTTATGAATATGCCCTAAAACCTCTTGCTGAAGGGTACGCTTATCTCGTTCCAAAAATGGCACGAAATGGCATTGCTAACTTTTTTGACAATCTTCTTTTCCCTATTCGATTCACCAACACTCTTTTGCAAATGAAGTTCACTGATGCATTCGAAGAAACTGAACGTTTTGTCATCAACTCAACGATGGGTATTGTAGGATTTAATGATCTTGCAAACAGCGAGTTGGGATTAAAACCTCACGATGAAGATTTAGGACAAACATTGGGGCATTATGGTGTTGGCAATGGTTTTCATATCGTTCTTCCGTTCTTAGGTCCTTCAAATGCCCGTGATGTTGTTGGACTGGCTGGAGACATGTGGCTTAATCCTCTGAGCTACATTGAAGCGCGTCATGCCAATCTGTTAAAAAATCAAGAGCAATCCCTCGGGGCTGTGGCACTTTCTACCATCAATAAAACTTCTTTACATGTAAAAGAATATGAAGAGTTGAAAAAAGATGCGATTGAGCTTTATCCTTTTTTACGCAATGTCTATGAATCACGAAGGGATAAGCTCATTCATGAATAA
- the panB gene encoding 3-methyl-2-oxobutanoate hydroxymethyltransferase — protein sequence MKTITSIKQHKGKTPLTVITAYDALFASLFDQKVDIILVGDSLNMSFNAKPDTLSASMDVMLYHTKAVCAGAKETFIVCDMPFGTYTDEKSALHNASLVYAQTNAHAVKIEGGVARAPIIQALTQNSIAVMGHIGLMPQYVRSEGGYKVRGRSEEDILALIEDAKAVEKAGAFSLVIEGVVEEAAKRISDAISIPTIGIGAGKYTDGQVLVWSDMLGFFQAFKPKFVKRYLDGASLVQEAVDSYVKEVQERQFPTTEYTYQK from the coding sequence ATGAAAACAATTACATCCATCAAACAACACAAGGGAAAAACACCCCTGACTGTCATAACTGCGTATGATGCTCTTTTTGCTTCTTTGTTTGACCAAAAAGTTGACATCATTCTTGTAGGCGATAGCCTTAATATGAGCTTCAACGCCAAACCAGATACCCTCTCTGCGAGCATGGACGTGATGCTCTACCATACTAAAGCTGTCTGTGCGGGGGCAAAAGAGACTTTTATTGTCTGCGATATGCCTTTTGGAACCTACACGGATGAAAAAAGTGCCTTACACAACGCTTCACTTGTCTACGCTCAAACCAATGCCCATGCCGTTAAAATTGAAGGAGGTGTCGCTCGTGCACCTATCATTCAAGCCTTGACTCAAAACTCTATTGCTGTCATGGGGCATATTGGACTTATGCCTCAATATGTACGAAGTGAGGGAGGGTACAAAGTCAGAGGGCGCAGCGAAGAGGATATTTTAGCATTGATTGAAGATGCAAAAGCCGTTGAGAAGGCGGGTGCTTTTAGCCTTGTCATTGAAGGAGTTGTGGAGGAGGCAGCCAAACGGATTTCAGACGCTATTTCCATTCCAACGATTGGTATTGGTGCTGGCAAATATACGGACGGTCAAGTCTTAGTTTGGAGTGATATGCTAGGCTTTTTTCAAGCGTTCAAACCCAAATTTGTCAAACGTTATTTAGACGGAGCCAGTCTCGTTCAAGAAGCGGTTGATTCCTATGTCAAAGAGGTTCAAGAACGCCAATTTCCAACGACTGAATATACCTACCAAAAGTGA
- a CDS encoding ABC transporter substrate-binding protein produces MNNFLKKVLLVMLFVGGSLSSSLHAIEESKISTFMQTNIDHATTILRDKNLQKEERSKQIFTIFDTIFDYELMAQLSLGSKQWSLLDTAKQSEFTHLFEQKLKHSYMNKLDLYTDEKIVIKNIEKIKNTRIHLTTHLMKNSEVYEIIYKFYKDKKSDWRIYDVDILGVSIIQTYRTQFADILAKSPFENLLAKLQEPEEKEDENVSKKQ; encoded by the coding sequence ATGAATAATTTTCTTAAAAAGGTTCTCCTCGTTATGCTTTTTGTGGGGGGAAGCCTCTCTTCATCACTTCATGCCATCGAAGAAAGCAAAATCAGCACCTTTATGCAAACCAATATTGATCATGCCACAACGATTTTACGAGATAAAAACCTTCAAAAAGAGGAACGTTCCAAACAGATTTTTACTATTTTTGACACTATTTTTGATTATGAATTAATGGCGCAACTCTCTCTTGGAAGTAAACAGTGGTCTTTGCTCGATACTGCAAAACAAAGTGAGTTTACGCATCTTTTTGAACAGAAACTGAAACACTCTTATATGAACAAACTCGATCTTTACACCGATGAAAAGATTGTGATTAAAAACATTGAAAAGATTAAAAATACGCGTATTCACCTCACAACACACCTGATGAAAAACAGCGAAGTGTATGAAATTATCTATAAATTTTATAAAGATAAGAAGAGTGACTGGCGCATTTATGATGTTGATATTTTAGGGGTAAGTATTATTCAAACGTATCGCACGCAATTTGCAGATATCTTGGCAAAATCTCCATTTGAAAACCTTCTTGCCAAATTACAAGAGCCTGAAGAAAAAGAAGACGAGAACGTATCAAAAAAACAGTGA
- a CDS encoding AI-2E family transporter, with protein sequence MNEHRFFLTAIFLVVLVSLLKLYQPFLMIIAIASLLAMATYTINFKLYKLTKNRHIAAILSTSLLSLLLFGPLIYSLTSIGSIANNFDFAMIEKVQHYLKTLDYQLPTPFAFMQSSLDEFINTLNIAQMSSTALSYLGSLGKNSAGFLKDMLLIVVFFFFALLNGKDLIDYIKSVMPLGAQEVNMVFAEVTSVMSVVLYSILFSAIFQGMLFSFIGMYFGYDGLLLGIFYGFASLIPVIGGALMWIPLCALEIAHGNTTSAIIIALYSIVIISIIADTFVKPLIIKYINDKMVKTPTMVNELLIFFAIFAGLTTFGFWGMILGPAITTLFISLLKLYKLLKEKSYM encoded by the coding sequence ATGAATGAACATCGCTTTTTTTTAACCGCTATTTTTTTAGTGGTTTTAGTCTCTTTACTAAAATTGTACCAACCCTTTTTAATGATTATTGCCATTGCTTCCTTGCTTGCGATGGCAACGTATACCATTAATTTTAAACTCTATAAACTCACTAAAAATAGACATATTGCGGCTATTCTTTCAACATCCTTGCTCTCTTTACTCCTCTTTGGACCCTTGATTTATTCATTGACCTCCATTGGGTCTATTGCCAATAATTTTGATTTTGCGATGATTGAAAAAGTACAACACTATCTTAAAACACTCGATTATCAACTACCTACCCCTTTTGCCTTTATGCAATCCTCTTTGGATGAGTTTATTAACACGCTCAATATTGCCCAAATGTCAAGCACAGCGCTCTCTTATTTAGGCTCTTTAGGGAAAAACAGTGCGGGATTTTTAAAAGATATGCTTCTCATTGTTGTCTTTTTCTTTTTTGCGCTTTTAAACGGCAAAGATTTGATTGATTACATCAAAAGTGTCATGCCCCTTGGCGCACAAGAGGTCAATATGGTCTTTGCAGAAGTGACCAGTGTGATGAGTGTGGTGTTGTACTCTATTTTATTTAGCGCTATTTTTCAAGGAATGCTTTTCTCGTTTATCGGCATGTACTTTGGATACGATGGTCTTTTGTTGGGGATTTTCTACGGGTTTGCCTCTTTGATTCCGGTGATTGGAGGAGCGCTTATGTGGATTCCTCTGTGTGCCCTTGAAATTGCGCACGGCAATACAACGTCTGCGATTATTATTGCGCTTTATTCGATTGTTATCATTTCGATTATCGCTGATACTTTTGTCAAACCGTTGATTATCAAATACATCAACGATAAAATGGTTAAAACGCCCACGATGGTTAATGAACTCTTGATTTTCTTTGCTATTTTTGCGGGACTTACGACATTTGGCTTCTGGGGAATGATATTAGGGCCTGCGATTACCACGCTCTTTATTTCACTCTTAAAACTCTACAAACTGCTCAAAGAAAAGAGTTACATGTAA
- a CDS encoding dynamin family protein, which produces MSLLETFIEAYKTHFLKPIPQFDTTLLGLLKKAQYLLLAERHSPSLQLKKALDRLQMRSEEPMKVAITGQFSSGKSTFLNALLAKSILPTGITPVTSKVNYIRYGEEFKIRVRYKDGRDEYHDISNISHFTDQRGSVEDIAYLVLYAPLNILKDVVFVDTPGLNSQAASDTQTTEKVLKEVDGIIWLTLIDNAGKMSELQVLEEYLGKYQNKSLCVLNQKDKFTKEQVEETTTYVKSAFQKFFSDVIPISARQALESRSHDKKVMMQTCLDDFMSELHVKLEKSGETIDFQMIEDDFKAYQQGLDTILQSDLRANMKLLEASNIDKVLAFIRNEIQPKATQSKEFTITKEMEEITSKLMAQHELFLGIYDELLEEIVRFEAEAKGLFGNLKSQFSHDLKSAFMRIEQIIDTIADAIFNQITTEKLVRYEAHKEGLLKKHVCYTPFEYQAPKINSDLIYKSLFYEENLIGKMFKQYVRNLGDIQNEVNEKNAQIYRSFEAGIVAWQAPYEVIRKREEIHSDIEFANMRRFASKAYETILKAFSDEIASSYAKISSEFNHLSSAVSFNYQNATEVCVAFLENKIEKSRKLYEENPTKFSLYQPKLDEIKERLRMAFHLYELENMMNTKHTFLSKDYERLVSQFTKIKEEKVVFLEEKKQHHYALIEEIKALRSEVK; this is translated from the coding sequence ATGAGCCTTTTAGAAACGTTTATCGAAGCGTATAAAACACATTTTTTAAAGCCGATTCCACAGTTTGATACGACACTTCTAGGCTTACTTAAAAAAGCGCAGTATCTGCTTTTAGCAGAGCGTCATTCGCCTTCTTTGCAACTTAAAAAAGCGCTAGACCGTCTTCAAATGCGTTCCGAAGAACCGATGAAAGTGGCGATTACAGGGCAGTTTTCCAGTGGAAAATCGACTTTTTTAAATGCCTTACTTGCTAAAAGCATCTTACCCACAGGGATTACACCTGTAACATCTAAGGTCAATTATATCCGCTACGGGGAAGAGTTTAAAATTCGTGTGCGCTACAAAGATGGGAGGGATGAATACCACGATATTAGCAATATTTCTCATTTTACCGACCAAAGAGGCTCTGTGGAAGATATTGCTTATTTGGTCTTATATGCACCTTTGAATATTTTAAAAGATGTGGTTTTTGTCGATACTCCAGGGCTTAACTCACAAGCGGCGAGTGATACACAAACGACAGAAAAAGTGCTCAAAGAGGTCGATGGGATTATCTGGCTCACTTTGATTGATAATGCGGGAAAAATGAGTGAACTTCAGGTCTTAGAGGAGTATTTGGGTAAATATCAAAACAAATCATTGTGTGTTTTAAACCAAAAAGATAAATTTACCAAAGAGCAAGTGGAAGAGACAACCACCTATGTCAAAAGTGCTTTTCAAAAATTCTTTAGCGATGTGATTCCCATCTCCGCACGTCAAGCTTTAGAATCACGCAGTCATGATAAAAAAGTGATGATGCAAACGTGCTTAGATGACTTTATGAGTGAGTTACATGTAAAGCTAGAAAAAAGCGGTGAAACGATTGATTTTCAAATGATTGAAGATGATTTTAAGGCGTATCAACAAGGATTGGATACCATTTTGCAAAGCGATTTACGTGCCAATATGAAGCTTTTAGAAGCGTCTAATATTGATAAAGTTTTAGCGTTTATTCGAAATGAAATCCAACCCAAAGCGACCCAATCTAAAGAGTTTACCATCACCAAAGAGATGGAAGAGATAACTTCAAAATTGATGGCGCAACATGAGCTTTTCTTAGGGATTTATGATGAACTCTTAGAAGAGATTGTTCGGTTTGAAGCAGAGGCAAAAGGGTTGTTTGGTAATCTTAAAAGTCAATTTTCACATGATTTAAAGAGTGCGTTTATGCGCATTGAACAGATTATTGATACCATTGCGGATGCCATTTTCAATCAAATAACCACTGAGAAATTGGTACGTTACGAGGCGCACAAAGAGGGATTACTGAAAAAGCATGTGTGCTATACGCCTTTTGAGTATCAAGCGCCTAAGATTAACTCTGATTTGATTTATAAAAGCTTGTTTTACGAAGAGAATTTGATTGGTAAAATGTTTAAACAATACGTACGCAATTTAGGCGATATTCAAAACGAAGTGAATGAGAAAAATGCGCAGATTTATCGCTCGTTTGAAGCAGGTATTGTAGCGTGGCAAGCTCCCTACGAGGTGATTCGAAAACGTGAGGAGATTCACTCAGACATTGAGTTTGCCAATATGCGTCGTTTTGCTTCAAAAGCGTATGAGACCATTTTGAAAGCGTTTAGTGATGAGATAGCAAGTTCGTATGCCAAAATTAGCTCCGAATTTAACCACCTCTCCAGTGCCGTGAGCTTTAACTATCAGAATGCGACGGAAGTGTGTGTGGCATTTTTGGAAAATAAAATCGAAAAATCACGTAAACTCTACGAGGAAAATCCCACCAAGTTCTCTTTGTATCAGCCAAAATTAGATGAGATTAAAGAGCGTCTTCGAATGGCATTTCATCTCTACGAGCTTGAAAACATGATGAATACGAAACATACCTTTTTAAGCAAAGATTACGAGCGTTTGGTGAGTCAATTTACCAAAATCAAAGAGGAGAAGGTTGTCTTTTTAGAAGAAAAGAAACAACATCATTATGCTCTTATCGAGGAAATTAAAGCGCTACGCAGTGAAGTAAAATAG
- a CDS encoding dynamin family protein — MHIINDFFLLVWNEKPAKNVVFDENDMLKLNQNLSKTFDNFCDGVVILLIINSQNFANMALLEEPKSLLKTWFEEAVFSDKNLQTAQFKLLSYCIALGNLRVNEAIAKRLDILQKEGIISYDTMRFLQGLFALIEEKKVVTTSLHVKRATTHENYYKTAINGLHTAIENLLLLVENSRLKERLHVISERLEDQRFSIGITGVMNAGKSTMLNALLGQEVLGTAVVPETANLTVIKYAKEPYAVVNFWNEKEWANIEESSKSLKSLEAFVKESQAHFGEKLHTFVTKEGQSERIGVHDLVLYTSAKHSDKKCNLVKSVELYTDLKFVQDGVQIVDTPGLDDPVIQREEITLEYLSECDLMIHLMNAAQAATQKDVDFIIDALLYRNVAQLLVVITRIDVITQKELQEVIAYTKCSIEARLKEQNKGAKLDEVIAKIVFIPIAGKLALMHKLGHAEEALKLGYDMEQTGLPLVESYLEEVLFGSNSQKAHLIIASNQKEIESIMDETLKAFEEEQHFLTLSQEEIERAYLKHQEDKKAMMHFLEQIKSSVAQSQEEMRHYFMTLQTFATHRLSTLQNVLKRRISDDVSYEVSKHKKLPKEERIGSIIETAMKDGMIDLMRDYRYEFQKKMQNIVEYLDTKYGEFKEEEGVFLDAQAFCEAHLSSLSLFKNSAVLIAEVNDAIRAYGKSDGSALNVALDERLGKEFSHLKERVMEKIQSINQGLLSSFLKVSQAPAVRIEEHFLSKEALIETAMAQMQDVTHTKEARIGEIQEKERVMGVVLEDLRRLKEEK, encoded by the coding sequence ATGCATATCATTAATGATTTTTTCTTACTCGTTTGGAACGAAAAACCTGCTAAAAATGTTGTTTTTGATGAGAATGACATGCTCAAACTCAATCAAAATCTCTCCAAGACGTTTGATAATTTTTGTGATGGTGTTGTCATTTTATTGATTATTAATTCGCAGAATTTTGCCAATATGGCACTCCTTGAAGAACCAAAATCTCTTTTGAAAACATGGTTTGAAGAAGCTGTCTTTAGCGATAAAAACCTACAAACTGCCCAATTTAAACTCCTCTCTTATTGTATTGCTTTAGGCAATCTACGGGTGAACGAAGCCATTGCGAAACGCTTGGATATTTTACAAAAAGAGGGGATTATCTCGTATGATACGATGCGTTTTCTCCAAGGACTCTTTGCATTGATTGAAGAGAAAAAGGTGGTGACAACATCTTTACATGTAAAGCGTGCGACTACCCATGAAAATTACTATAAAACCGCTATTAATGGACTTCATACCGCAATAGAAAATCTCCTGCTTTTAGTAGAAAATTCACGTTTAAAAGAGCGCTTACATGTAATCTCTGAGCGCTTAGAAGATCAGCGTTTTTCTATTGGTATTACGGGCGTGATGAATGCGGGCAAATCAACCATGCTCAATGCGCTTTTAGGGCAAGAGGTTTTAGGGACGGCGGTGGTGCCTGAAACGGCTAATTTAACGGTGATTAAATACGCCAAAGAGCCTTACGCTGTTGTGAATTTTTGGAATGAAAAAGAGTGGGCGAATATTGAGGAAAGCTCCAAAAGTCTTAAAAGCCTTGAAGCCTTTGTTAAAGAGAGTCAAGCGCATTTTGGAGAGAAACTTCATACCTTTGTAACCAAAGAAGGACAGAGTGAGCGCATTGGCGTTCATGATTTGGTCCTTTATACCTCTGCGAAACATTCTGATAAAAAGTGCAATTTAGTGAAAAGCGTTGAGCTTTATACCGACCTTAAGTTTGTGCAAGATGGGGTGCAAATTGTCGATACCCCTGGCTTAGATGACCCTGTGATTCAGCGTGAAGAGATTACCTTAGAGTATTTAAGCGAATGTGATTTGATGATTCATTTGATGAATGCTGCACAAGCGGCAACGCAAAAAGATGTTGATTTTATCATTGACGCACTTTTATACCGTAATGTAGCACAACTGTTGGTGGTGATTACCCGTATTGATGTCATTACGCAAAAAGAGTTACAAGAGGTCATTGCGTATACCAAATGTAGTATAGAGGCACGTTTAAAAGAGCAAAATAAAGGCGCTAAACTTGATGAAGTGATTGCTAAAATTGTTTTTATTCCTATTGCTGGGAAATTGGCGTTAATGCATAAATTAGGACATGCTGAGGAGGCGTTAAAGCTAGGCTATGATATGGAGCAAACAGGCTTACCGCTCGTAGAATCTTATCTTGAAGAGGTTCTCTTTGGTAGTAACAGCCAAAAAGCGCATTTGATTATCGCTTCGAATCAAAAAGAGATAGAATCCATCATGGATGAAACGCTTAAAGCGTTTGAAGAAGAGCAGCATTTTTTAACGCTTTCGCAAGAAGAAATAGAAAGAGCGTATCTCAAACATCAAGAAGATAAAAAGGCGATGATGCACTTTTTAGAGCAGATTAAAAGCAGTGTTGCTCAAAGTCAAGAGGAGATGCGTCATTATTTTATGACCCTACAAACTTTTGCGACTCATCGTTTAAGCACATTGCAAAATGTCCTTAAACGTCGCATCAGTGATGATGTTAGTTATGAAGTGAGTAAGCATAAAAAATTGCCTAAAGAGGAGCGCATTGGCTCCATTATTGAAACGGCAATGAAAGATGGCATGATTGATTTGATGCGGGATTATCGTTATGAGTTTCAAAAAAAGATGCAAAATATCGTGGAGTATTTGGATACCAAATACGGAGAATTTAAAGAAGAAGAGGGAGTTTTCCTTGATGCGCAAGCGTTTTGCGAAGCCCATTTATCTTCTTTATCACTTTTTAAAAACAGCGCAGTGTTGATTGCGGAGGTGAATGATGCGATTAGAGCCTACGGAAAAAGCGATGGGAGTGCTTTAAATGTAGCGTTGGATGAACGCTTAGGCAAAGAGTTCTCACACTTAAAAGAACGGGTCATGGAAAAAATTCAAAGTATCAATCAAGGGCTATTAAGCTCTTTTCTTAAGGTTTCTCAAGCCCCTGCGGTGCGTATTGAAGAGCATTTTTTAAGCAAAGAGGCATTGATTGAAACGGCGATGGCTCAGATGCAAGATGTAACGCACACTAAAGAGGCTCGTATTGGGGAGATTCAGGAAAAAGAGCGAGTGATGGGCGTTGTGTTAGAAGATTTGCGCAGACTTAAGGAGGAAAAATGA
- the rpsB gene encoding 30S ribosomal protein S2, whose amino-acid sequence MVTMKDLLECGVHFGHQTRRWNPKMKKFIFGERKNIYIVDLQKTLRYFRYTYNVVKDAAAEGKTMLFVGTKKQASQAIKEYAEKCGMPYVNHRWLGGMLTNYQTIRQSIRKLDIIEKMEEDGQIDLLTKKEALMLRRKKEKLLDYLGGIRNMKNLPDMIFVIDTVKEKIAVQEARRLGITVVAPLDTNCDPDMVDLPIPGNDDAIRSIQLFCKEMCEAMTEGYEIRSKDAPVEQDVAEISEEEKKEILDEAISEEDVSVEEGE is encoded by the coding sequence ATGGTAACCATGAAAGACCTATTGGAGTGTGGTGTACACTTCGGACACCAAACAAGACGCTGGAATCCAAAGATGAAAAAATTCATCTTCGGTGAAAGAAAAAACATCTATATCGTAGATTTACAAAAAACCCTACGTTACTTTAGATATACCTACAATGTTGTTAAAGATGCAGCAGCTGAGGGTAAAACAATGTTGTTTGTTGGAACAAAAAAACAAGCAAGCCAAGCGATTAAAGAGTATGCAGAAAAATGTGGTATGCCATACGTTAACCACAGATGGTTAGGCGGAATGTTAACGAACTACCAAACCATTAGACAATCAATCCGTAAACTTGACATTATTGAAAAAATGGAAGAAGATGGACAAATTGACCTTCTAACGAAAAAAGAAGCGTTAATGCTTAGAAGAAAAAAAGAGAAACTTTTGGATTACCTAGGCGGTATCCGTAATATGAAAAATCTTCCTGATATGATTTTTGTTATTGACACTGTAAAAGAGAAAATTGCCGTTCAAGAAGCAAGACGTCTTGGAATTACAGTGGTTGCTCCATTGGATACCAACTGTGACCCAGATATGGTTGATCTTCCAATCCCTGGAAATGATGATGCGATTCGTTCGATTCAACTTTTCTGTAAAGAGATGTGTGAAGCAATGACAGAAGGATATGAAATTCGTTCAAAAGATGCTCCAGTTGAGCAAGACGTCGCAGAAATCAGTGAAGAAGAGAAAAAAGAGATTCTTGATGAAGCGATCAGTGAAGAAGACGTTTCCGTTGAGGAAGGTGAATAA